Proteins from a genomic interval of Treponema succinifaciens DSM 2489:
- a CDS encoding DUF3276 family protein — translation MGIRGELFTNQVNLDKRSYYFNVKENRNGDVFLQIVESKIKDGQDERRDIVVFADDMKSFLGGMDESLRAVEKIQKERAKLRAEKKAAKEAKYAASGMSEEKPAKKVYRRKGESRLVSERRAERKEISGRLHVVSKRQPDAEKTEY, via the coding sequence ATGGGAATTCGTGGAGAACTTTTTACAAATCAGGTAAACTTGGACAAACGTTCGTATTATTTCAACGTAAAAGAAAACCGCAATGGAGATGTTTTTCTTCAGATTGTTGAAAGCAAAATAAAGGACGGACAAGATGAAAGACGCGACATTGTTGTTTTTGCAGATGACATGAAAAGTTTTTTGGGCGGAATGGACGAATCTTTAAGAGCTGTTGAAAAAATTCAAAAGGAACGCGCAAAGCTCCGTGCAGAAAAAAAAGCCGCAAAAGAAGCAAAATATGCAGCAAGCGGAATGTCAGAAGAAAAGCCAGCAAAAAAAGTTTACCGCAGAAAAGGCGAAAGCCGCTTAGTTTCAGAAAGAAGAGCAGAGCGCAAGGAAATTTCAGGCAGACTTCATGTTGTTTCAAAAAGACAGCCTGACGCTGAAAAAACAGAATACTAA
- a CDS encoding ribonuclease HII, with the protein MDFLVGIDEAGRGPLAGPVTAGCVLLPIDFPVEILNDSKKLSEKKREAASDVIREKSCWGIGIVSEKIIDEINILQADFKAMKIAFDMMRMKLPAWCEKNKFNFEQCKNSMQIIVDGNMLPFTDKNLDIKAVIKADSKFPCVMAASILAKVQRDKIMIDYDKLYPEYGYAKHKGYPTLAHKEICRRLGPSPIQRLSFKY; encoded by the coding sequence ATGGATTTTCTTGTTGGAATCGACGAAGCGGGAAGAGGTCCTTTGGCTGGTCCTGTTACGGCCGGATGTGTTCTCTTGCCTATTGATTTTCCTGTGGAAATTTTAAATGACAGCAAAAAACTTTCTGAAAAAAAACGTGAGGCTGCATCTGATGTTATAAGAGAAAAATCTTGCTGGGGAATCGGAATTGTCAGTGAAAAAATAATTGACGAGATAAATATTCTTCAGGCTGATTTTAAGGCAATGAAAATTGCTTTTGATATGATGAGAATGAAACTTCCTGCCTGGTGTGAAAAAAATAAATTTAATTTTGAGCAATGCAAAAATTCCATGCAAATAATTGTCGATGGAAATATGTTGCCTTTTACTGATAAAAATCTTGATATAAAAGCAGTTATAAAAGCTGATTCAAAATTTCCTTGTGTTATGGCGGCAAGCATTTTGGCAAAAGTTCAGCGTGATAAAATTATGATTGATTACGATAAACTCTATCCGGAGTATGGGTATGCAAAGCACAAAGGCTATCCAACTCTTGCGCATAAAGAAATTTGCCGCCGTTTAGGACCGTCTCCCATTCAGCGGCTTTCGTTTAAATATTAG
- a CDS encoding FN3 associated domain-containing protein — translation MNEMRLSVKKIISILLLFTFSKLFAFEEKNILSPISGVWKNKQALVLNLEKGTDVYYSFTGSDPYVSGFSYDSPVLIDQTGDITVKITSIAQNGERKDFTIEYNVEENSEVEYSIQSKEFINSINQNPTVLYISGTDFFIPSEFLYSLENSKAPYLKSKLFLSGKNSVERFVSCFAVDFTGNNFFHFVIQVLPAKKTTDSKADNVPFEISEWNNFSFKDKNFIYRIDDENWKSPSESSFIDRNYAHKISWQPVEFYPGNEIFEYELPAKPLVFSKKDKNGVVEFFIDGNENFTFEKNSPFAYADAFENEDIKSSACFKIFYNGNYQGTIDADFSIDRLPPEPPEIFSSSVGKLTRIKSFFRISSEPDAKIFYALSKPFEIPDGFVESAQSEFEKINPTNFSLYKGNEIFLKSSDKNAVFYKVCAYSVDASGNKSEVSEKKIIIDETNYYLFANSQNEIQDGSYDKPFNSFDQLISVLKSSNKKLRFHIYGNIEIPDNEFLISKDCTFIGHDSSLNFKENTAVKILNANVEFENLIIEKKSRDENFPLISAKNSSVGISDCEFFAVSLKRGTLLDLENSNAQIENSGFTIQSDSYACGISSENSNVNCKNSRFTSVAESCFNVKLSGGTCSFSDSSFSLIGIFGRGIQVLNANASIVQNEFNARLSDSTKKSSPIWSNVNSVASEKNIQKGF, via the coding sequence ATGAATGAAATGCGATTGTCTGTAAAAAAAATTATAAGTATTCTTTTGCTTTTTACTTTTAGCAAGCTTTTTGCTTTTGAAGAAAAAAATATTTTGAGTCCTATTTCTGGAGTTTGGAAAAATAAACAGGCTCTTGTTTTAAATTTGGAAAAAGGCACGGACGTTTATTATTCTTTTACAGGCAGCGATCCTTATGTTTCTGGATTTTCTTATGATTCTCCTGTTCTCATTGATCAGACTGGAGATATAACTGTGAAGATTACATCGATTGCTCAAAACGGCGAAAGAAAAGATTTTACAATTGAGTACAATGTCGAAGAGAATTCAGAAGTTGAATATAGCATTCAGTCAAAAGAATTTATAAATTCAATAAATCAAAATCCTACTGTTCTTTATATTTCTGGAACTGATTTTTTTATTCCGTCTGAATTTTTGTATTCTCTTGAAAATTCCAAAGCTCCATATTTAAAGTCAAAGCTTTTTCTTTCAGGTAAAAATTCTGTGGAGCGTTTTGTTTCTTGCTTTGCTGTTGATTTTACAGGAAATAATTTTTTTCATTTTGTAATTCAAGTTCTTCCTGCTAAAAAAACTACCGATTCAAAAGCCGACAATGTTCCGTTTGAAATTTCAGAGTGGAATAATTTTTCTTTTAAGGATAAAAATTTTATTTACAGAATTGATGATGAAAACTGGAAGTCTCCATCGGAATCAAGTTTTATTGACAGAAATTATGCTCATAAAATTTCTTGGCAGCCAGTTGAATTTTATCCCGGAAATGAAATTTTTGAATATGAGCTTCCGGCAAAACCTTTGGTTTTTTCCAAAAAAGACAAAAATGGTGTTGTCGAATTTTTTATAGATGGAAATGAGAATTTCACATTTGAAAAAAATTCTCCTTTTGCTTATGCCGATGCGTTTGAAAATGAAGATATAAAAAGTTCTGCTTGCTTTAAAATTTTTTACAATGGAAATTATCAGGGAACAATTGACGCTGATTTTTCTATAGACAGGCTTCCGCCAGAACCTCCTGAAATTTTTTCATCATCTGTAGGAAAACTTACGAGAATAAAATCGTTTTTCAGAATTTCAAGTGAGCCAGATGCTAAAATTTTTTATGCTTTGAGCAAGCCTTTTGAAATACCAGACGGATTTGTAGAAAGCGCGCAGTCTGAATTTGAAAAGATAAATCCTACTAATTTTTCTTTGTACAAGGGTAATGAAATTTTTCTCAAGTCTTCAGATAAAAACGCAGTGTTTTATAAAGTGTGCGCATATTCTGTTGATGCGTCTGGGAATAAAAGTGAAGTTTCAGAAAAGAAAATAATCATTGATGAAACAAACTATTATCTTTTTGCAAATTCGCAAAATGAAATTCAAGACGGCTCTTATGATAAGCCGTTTAATTCTTTTGACCAGCTTATTTCAGTTTTGAAATCTTCAAATAAAAAACTTAGGTTTCATATTTATGGAAACATCGAAATTCCTGATAACGAATTTTTAATTTCAAAAGATTGCACTTTTATAGGCCATGATTCCAGTTTAAACTTTAAAGAAAATACTGCTGTAAAAATTTTAAATGCAAATGTTGAATTTGAAAATCTAATTATTGAAAAGAAATCCCGAGATGAAAATTTTCCGCTTATTTCTGCAAAAAATTCTTCTGTTGGAATTTCTGACTGTGAGTTTTTCGCAGTGTCTTTGAAAAGAGGCACTTTGCTTGATTTGGAAAATTCAAATGCTCAGATTGAAAATTCTGGATTTACAATTCAATCTGATTCTTACGCTTGCGGAATTTCTTCTGAAAATTCAAATGTCAACTGCAAAAATTCAAGGTTCACATCGGTTGCGGAGTCTTGTTTCAATGTGAAACTTTCAGGCGGAACTTGTTCATTCTCTGATTCGTCTTTTTCTTTGATTGGAATTTTTGGACGCGGAATTCAAGTTCTTAATGCAAACGCTTCAATTGTTCAAAATGAATTTAACGCAAGACTTTCTGATTCAACTAAAAAAAGTTCTCCAATTTGGAGCAATGTAAATTCTGTTGCATCAGAAAAAAATATTCAAAAAGGATTTTAA
- a CDS encoding phosphoribosyltransferase produces MKEFLPYDSVRIDALKLAHKIYQQDKFVPDVIYTSLRGGAYMANVISEYYKVALKNHKPVLYAAVVARSYTDVSQHSAVRIDGWTYSPDYLRAGDKIMLVDDIFDSGRTLNYLVGILLERGVPRENIKIVVHDYKVYKWKEQLPIQPDYWCRKFEISNPEENNWINYNSHELVGLTHEELEENFYKPYPDLREVLEPIFKDE; encoded by the coding sequence ATGAAAGAATTTTTACCCTATGACAGTGTTAGAATCGATGCATTGAAGCTCGCTCATAAGATTTATCAGCAGGACAAATTTGTTCCTGATGTTATTTATACTTCTCTGCGTGGCGGCGCATACATGGCGAACGTAATCAGTGAGTATTACAAAGTCGCTTTAAAAAATCACAAGCCTGTTTTGTATGCCGCTGTTGTTGCAAGAAGCTATACCGATGTTTCCCAGCATTCTGCGGTTAGAATTGACGGCTGGACTTATTCCCCGGATTATCTTCGTGCCGGCGATAAAATTATGCTCGTGGATGATATTTTTGATTCAGGAAGAACTTTGAATTATCTGGTTGGAATTCTTTTGGAAAGAGGAGTTCCGCGTGAAAATATAAAAATTGTTGTGCATGATTATAAAGTGTACAAATGGAAGGAGCAGCTTCCTATTCAGCCTGACTATTGGTGCAGAAAATTTGAAATTTCAAATCCAGAAGAAAACAATTGGATTAACTATAACAGCCACGAACTTGTCGGGCTTACACATGAAGAGCTTGAGGAAAATTTTTATAAACCTTACCCTGATTTGCGTGAGGTTTTAGAACCGATTTTTAAGGATGAATAA
- a CDS encoding tetratricopeptide repeat protein: protein MGRSNLDTAKHLIKRRKFDLAINILESYEDIYEGDFEYYLALGVAYLYADVPGKASQNFRSAREIKIKNTQLLLGQAVIFLRHGETDRALEYYLEVLDIDPRNSIARSAMEFIRLYGDYTTICKWVDSGDIKKFYPPLGMNPDIIRNCVLAGLLTGIVCSVLMVYEPWKKFNKPLTEFDSKFSLSTEEIKNPLQINISEKDFTVKLEKNQVASVFNSAKKYFGEGRDNAAQVELNKILNSNAASSIKQKSLEMTELFKEPSFSSLKDNYSYLEVKENPLLYQNCYVIWDGTAVNEYQKSDGSWGCMLLVNYIPAEEKRSSIGTVKVVFEKAPAPPVDMEKPVRFLAKIKIENGELYLFGCGIYQQLKGRTLGES from the coding sequence ATGGGACGCTCCAACCTGGACACAGCAAAACATCTCATAAAGCGCCGCAAATTTGATCTTGCAATAAATATTCTTGAATCTTACGAGGATATTTATGAAGGTGATTTTGAATATTACCTTGCTTTGGGAGTTGCTTATTTGTATGCTGATGTTCCAGGAAAAGCTTCCCAGAATTTTAGAAGCGCGCGTGAAATAAAAATAAAAAACACACAGCTTCTTTTGGGGCAGGCGGTTATTTTTCTTAGGCACGGAGAAACCGACAGGGCTCTTGAGTATTATCTTGAAGTGCTTGACATTGATCCAAGAAATTCGATTGCGCGCTCAGCAATGGAATTTATCAGGCTTTACGGAGATTATACGACAATCTGCAAATGGGTTGATTCCGGCGACATAAAAAAATTCTATCCGCCACTTGGAATGAATCCGGACATTATAAGAAACTGCGTTCTTGCGGGGCTTTTAACAGGAATTGTTTGTTCTGTGCTTATGGTTTATGAGCCTTGGAAAAAGTTTAATAAGCCGCTCACTGAATTTGATTCAAAGTTTTCTCTTTCTACGGAAGAAATAAAAAATCCGCTTCAGATAAATATTTCTGAAAAAGATTTTACTGTTAAGCTTGAAAAAAATCAGGTTGCTTCTGTTTTTAATTCTGCAAAAAAATATTTTGGTGAAGGACGGGATAATGCCGCGCAAGTTGAGCTTAATAAAATTCTAAACAGCAATGCGGCTTCTTCAATCAAGCAAAAATCTTTGGAGATGACGGAGCTTTTTAAAGAGCCTTCATTCAGTTCTCTAAAGGATAATTATTCTTATCTTGAAGTAAAGGAAAATCCGTTGCTTTACCAGAATTGCTATGTGATTTGGGATGGCACTGCTGTAAATGAATATCAAAAAAGCGACGGTTCCTGGGGCTGTATGCTTCTGGTGAATTATATTCCGGCTGAAGAAAAACGCTCTTCAATTGGAACTGTAAAAGTTGTTTTTGAAAAAGCTCCAGCGCCGCCTGTCGATATGGAAAAGCCGGTTAGGTTTCTTGCTAAGATAAAAATTGAAAATGGAGAACTGTATCTTTTTGGCTGCGGAATTTATCAGCAGTTAAAGGGCAGAACGCTTGGAGAGTCTTAA
- a CDS encoding tetratricopeptide repeat protein has product MEIKKRFVLAFLVLTFALPFAFSQKSSSGESAADSFVQGLICYKDKAWTDASVFLRQAADSEEYSTDSTWFMVIMSLVYSEDFSSAVNACDYFISVFPESSLLPAVEYQRGRALHSIGQNDSAVMALGSFCNEYPESKMYSSALYWIAECFYEDYDYETARSLYERIIYEYPDSAKCSDAEFKLYLITQHDREQKLLYLLKMTGEEYLSSKENYERELRTMQSEDIAELKKQLRIANSRIRELEENASSGLPSASNVRAENSNEGITVSSGGIEDEEMYSLKEKAALIQKLLDEKYGGK; this is encoded by the coding sequence ATGGAAATAAAAAAACGCTTTGTACTGGCTTTTCTTGTTTTGACTTTTGCGCTTCCGTTTGCATTTAGCCAGAAAAGTTCATCAGGTGAAAGCGCGGCGGATTCTTTTGTGCAAGGTCTTATTTGCTATAAGGACAAAGCTTGGACTGACGCTTCTGTGTTTTTGAGGCAGGCAGCGGATTCAGAGGAATATTCAACGGATTCAACTTGGTTTATGGTTATTATGAGCCTTGTTTATTCTGAAGATTTTTCTTCTGCTGTAAATGCCTGCGATTATTTTATTTCTGTTTTTCCGGAAAGCTCTTTGCTTCCTGCAGTTGAATATCAGCGTGGAAGAGCATTGCATAGCATCGGGCAGAATGACAGCGCGGTAATGGCTCTTGGAAGTTTCTGCAATGAATATCCAGAAAGCAAAATGTATTCTTCCGCATTGTACTGGATTGCCGAGTGTTTTTATGAGGACTACGATTACGAGACAGCCCGATCTTTGTATGAAAGAATTATTTATGAATATCCAGACAGCGCAAAATGCAGCGACGCGGAATTCAAACTTTACCTTATAACTCAGCACGACCGTGAACAGAAGCTTCTGTACCTCTTGAAGATGACTGGCGAAGAATATCTTAGTAGCAAGGAAAATTATGAGCGCGAGCTTAGAACTATGCAGTCGGAAGATATTGCCGAGCTGAAAAAGCAGCTTAGAATTGCAAACAGCAGAATCAGGGAGCTTGAAGAAAATGCTTCATCCGGTTTGCCTTCTGCTTCAAATGTCCGTGCGGAAAATTCGAATGAAGGAATTACAGTTTCTTCTGGCGGAATTGAAGATGAGGAAATGTATTCTTTAAAAGAAAAAGCCGCTTTGATTCAGAAACTTCTTGATGAAAAATACGGGGGAAAGTAA
- the rpe gene encoding ribulose-phosphate 3-epimerase — MKKNSRFLSPSLLSADFSDLTSAFKFIEEKGSSFVHVDVMDGHFVPQVSYGQPVISSIRKCTKLPFDVHLMIERPENSIVSYIESGADFVTFHIEATCHADRCVQLVHDAGKKAGIALCPATPLSAVEELLPFVDIVLVMSVNPGWGGQKLIPYTIEKIRKLADIQREKNFKYLISVDGGINQETLEDVLEAGTDIVVSGSSFFRGNLEWK; from the coding sequence ATGAAAAAAAACAGCCGATTTCTTTCGCCATCGCTTCTTTCCGCGGATTTTTCAGATTTGACCTCTGCATTTAAATTTATAGAAGAAAAGGGCAGTTCCTTTGTTCATGTTGATGTTATGGACGGGCATTTTGTTCCGCAGGTTTCTTATGGCCAGCCTGTAATCAGTTCAATCCGAAAATGCACAAAGCTTCCTTTTGACGTCCATCTTATGATTGAGCGTCCTGAAAATTCAATTGTTTCCTATATAGAATCTGGCGCGGATTTTGTTACTTTCCATATAGAAGCAACTTGCCATGCAGACCGATGTGTTCAGCTTGTTCATGACGCCGGAAAAAAAGCCGGAATCGCATTGTGCCCGGCAACTCCTTTGAGCGCGGTTGAAGAACTTTTGCCTTTTGTTGACATTGTTCTTGTTATGTCTGTTAATCCTGGGTGGGGCGGACAAAAACTTATTCCATATACTATTGAAAAAATCAGAAAACTTGCCGATATACAGAGAGAGAAAAACTTTAAATATCTTATTTCTGTAGATGGCGGCATAAATCAAGAAACCTTGGAGGATGTCCTTGAAGCGGGAACAGATATTGTTGTTTCCGGCTCGTCATTTTTCAGGGGGAATTTAGAATGGAAATAA
- the greA gene encoding transcription elongation factor GreA, producing MSEELENSVREMLKAETWTRAGITNFTKNNIEELEKVLDECRNQNCEYAIKDICDEQLAHTKDSIVALYLSGMIAMRTGSVDTSSLYALFDIFEKNHKESLVEYLCNSILEDDPQNKLALRKLADYYKASNDDRIWELYEKIVKLDFEEAEMARILAERYDSQGNREAAINYYKKALLRFVAAKNIGSAKAIWSILVSYIPEELDFFMLVQRKIAKTISEDKSAILMQELYAYYKETAKWDTAISILKLILEIDSKDSWARKEITECFRGKYADHSHLEDYIKSSNLNQSFRNVFEAINDFEKHIAFDAKNYVYHRTWGVGIISKVEGDILTINFGKKTGVHTMSLKMAVSALQPLAKDHIKVYKKTVKHEELVKKVKSDIPWTLKTIIKSYNNNCDEKHIKAELVPSILKDAVKDKDGKTKGSSEWTSWHAKAQKILAEAPFCVNPNDANFYTVRDRELSKSERLANEFKANKEFFPRIDIMARYLEAIEDPSDDQFSEMFSYFANYLKAFTSVNEQTVASYLVVQEIVKRISALENPAKFTFAELYSEIENPREMYTKLKDTKNTHLKKMFLANIKMLPDWDSQYTFLFPTVLDKNLIAEIISAGKKEKAVRLVQDIFNDYRSNRNAVNYFISKCKTEEWFVEAKISEEKQLVTLVNIISVCNREKNNHVNTVENTKTIKEATSLLFGNKLNEDKNPMLEYMLSNSTDVITRMYTMVSDLSELELQYKAALRNGILKKYPNFKFQEAEIKQEAPKGLLVTTKMLDVKRSLAEDIEKVQLPKVAAEIGEAKEKGDLKENAEYIAAKEAQHRLNVQLSKLKEELSRAVVFDPTTATTSLVSFGTKVTLHNNLENNEVVYTILGPWESNVDEGIISYLSPLGNNLLDMKNGEQRAFTINDHKYDYTVKSIEAAEV from the coding sequence ATGTCTGAAGAACTTGAAAATTCTGTCCGCGAAATGCTGAAGGCAGAAACATGGACACGAGCGGGAATTACAAACTTCACCAAGAACAACATCGAAGAACTTGAAAAAGTCCTTGACGAATGCAGAAACCAGAACTGTGAGTACGCCATCAAGGATATCTGCGATGAGCAGCTTGCGCACACAAAAGACAGCATTGTAGCCCTTTATCTTTCAGGAATGATTGCAATGCGTACAGGTTCCGTAGACACAAGCTCCCTTTACGCGCTTTTTGATATTTTTGAAAAGAACCACAAGGAATCGCTCGTTGAATATCTTTGCAATTCAATTCTTGAAGACGATCCGCAGAACAAGCTCGCTCTAAGAAAACTCGCAGATTACTACAAGGCTTCAAATGACGACAGGATTTGGGAGCTTTATGAAAAAATTGTAAAACTTGACTTTGAAGAAGCTGAAATGGCGCGCATTCTTGCTGAACGCTATGATTCGCAGGGAAACAGAGAAGCCGCAATAAATTACTATAAAAAGGCATTGCTCCGCTTTGTCGCAGCAAAAAACATCGGTTCAGCAAAAGCTATATGGTCAATTCTTGTTTCCTATATTCCAGAAGAACTTGATTTCTTTATGCTGGTTCAGCGCAAAATTGCAAAGACAATCAGTGAGGACAAATCAGCAATTCTCATGCAGGAACTTTATGCATATTACAAGGAAACTGCAAAATGGGACACAGCAATAAGCATTCTAAAGCTTATTCTTGAAATCGACAGCAAGGATTCCTGGGCGCGCAAGGAAATCACAGAATGTTTCCGCGGAAAATACGCAGACCACTCGCATCTTGAAGACTACATAAAATCCTCAAATTTAAACCAGTCGTTCCGCAACGTTTTTGAAGCAATCAACGACTTTGAAAAGCACATTGCATTCGATGCAAAAAATTACGTTTACCACAGAACTTGGGGCGTTGGAATTATTTCAAAAGTCGAAGGCGACATTCTTACAATCAACTTCGGAAAGAAAACCGGCGTTCACACAATGTCCTTGAAAATGGCAGTCAGCGCACTTCAGCCTCTTGCAAAAGACCACATCAAAGTCTACAAGAAAACTGTAAAGCATGAAGAGCTTGTAAAAAAAGTAAAGTCAGACATTCCATGGACTTTAAAGACAATAATTAAAAGCTACAATAATAACTGCGACGAAAAGCACATCAAGGCGGAACTTGTTCCTTCGATTTTAAAAGATGCAGTTAAAGACAAAGACGGAAAAACAAAAGGCTCAAGCGAATGGACAAGCTGGCACGCAAAAGCTCAGAAAATTCTTGCCGAAGCTCCGTTCTGCGTAAATCCAAACGATGCGAATTTCTACACAGTACGCGACAGGGAACTCAGCAAATCTGAGCGTCTTGCAAATGAATTCAAGGCAAACAAGGAATTCTTCCCGAGAATCGATATAATGGCGCGTTATCTTGAAGCGATTGAAGACCCTTCTGACGACCAGTTCTCCGAAATGTTCAGCTACTTTGCAAACTACCTCAAGGCATTTACTTCGGTAAATGAGCAGACCGTTGCTTCTTATCTTGTTGTTCAGGAAATTGTAAAAAGGATTTCCGCACTTGAAAATCCTGCAAAGTTCACATTCGCCGAGCTTTATTCAGAAATTGAAAATCCACGCGAAATGTACACAAAACTCAAGGACACAAAAAACACCCACCTCAAGAAAATGTTCCTTGCGAATATCAAGATGCTTCCGGACTGGGACTCTCAGTACACATTCCTGTTCCCGACTGTGCTTGATAAAAATCTTATCGCAGAAATTATTTCAGCCGGAAAAAAAGAAAAAGCTGTCCGCCTTGTTCAGGATATTTTCAACGACTACAGAAGCAATAGAAATGCTGTAAACTACTTTATTTCTAAATGCAAAACTGAAGAATGGTTTGTTGAAGCAAAAATTTCAGAGGAAAAGCAGCTCGTAACTTTGGTCAACATAATTTCAGTCTGCAACCGTGAAAAAAACAATCACGTAAATACAGTTGAAAACACAAAGACTATAAAAGAAGCCACTTCCCTTCTCTTTGGAAACAAGTTGAACGAAGACAAGAATCCAATGCTAGAGTATATGCTTTCAAATTCAACTGATGTTATCACAAGAATGTACACAATGGTCAGCGATCTTTCGGAACTTGAACTGCAATACAAAGCCGCTTTAAGAAACGGGATCTTGAAAAAATATCCAAACTTCAAATTCCAGGAAGCAGAAATCAAGCAGGAAGCTCCAAAAGGACTTTTGGTTACTACAAAAATGCTCGATGTCAAACGTTCGCTTGCTGAAGACATTGAAAAAGTTCAACTTCCAAAAGTTGCTGCTGAAATCGGCGAGGCAAAAGAAAAAGGCGACCTTAAGGAAAATGCTGAATACATCGCGGCAAAAGAAGCCCAGCATCGTCTTAATGTTCAGCTTTCAAAACTCAAGGAAGAACTTTCGCGCGCAGTTGTATTTGATCCTACAACAGCGACGACATCGCTTGTTTCATTCGGAACAAAAGTTACATTGCATAACAACCTCGAAAACAATGAAGTTGTTTACACAATTCTTGGTCCGTGGGAATCAAATGTTGATGAAGGAATAATTTCTTATCTTTCGCCACTCGGAAACAATCTTCTTGATATGAAAAACGGAGAGCAAAGAGCATTCACAATAAACGACCACAAATATGATTACACTGTAAAATCTATTGAGGCCGCTGAAGTTTAA
- a CDS encoding MBL fold metallo-hydrolase: MAINEKSFVKLSANVGMFCHSTNIGVVFSNDEIFLIDSGQSEEDGKLIAETLSSLFPEKKIKAVIQTHSHADHCGGSLYLKKNLETQIWASAESARIMEVPAIIGAIYCGGVSLKEFDIPQFMPPEPIFTDRILTEEKIELDDVFISFYFLPGHFFDQIGILVQDKSDGIKSFFLGDSFFGIELLKKTWIPFLCNQKDFRKSVRKIASIKSDFYIPGHGSKCTFATINAFAEINIMVTYEFESLILKKIKEGFRTTEELLKAIADYSSIKMKVVPFYLIGTTLRSYLSCLEHEGQIACEIIDNKLIWRTLK, encoded by the coding sequence ATGGCTATAAATGAAAAATCATTTGTAAAACTTTCAGCTAACGTTGGAATGTTCTGCCACTCCACAAACATTGGAGTTGTTTTCAGCAATGATGAAATTTTTCTTATTGACTCAGGGCAGTCAGAAGAAGACGGAAAACTCATTGCTGAAACACTTTCCTCTCTCTTTCCTGAAAAAAAAATCAAAGCAGTAATCCAAACACATTCGCACGCTGACCACTGCGGCGGCTCTTTATATCTGAAAAAAAATTTAGAAACTCAAATCTGGGCTTCTGCTGAATCCGCGAGAATAATGGAAGTTCCCGCAATAATCGGGGCAATTTACTGCGGAGGAGTTTCACTAAAAGAATTTGATATTCCGCAGTTTATGCCGCCAGAACCAATTTTTACAGACAGAATTTTAACTGAAGAAAAAATTGAGCTTGACGATGTTTTTATTTCATTCTATTTTCTTCCGGGACACTTTTTTGATCAGATTGGAATTTTAGTTCAGGACAAGTCAGACGGAATAAAAAGTTTTTTTCTTGGCGACAGTTTCTTTGGAATTGAACTTTTAAAAAAAACATGGATTCCGTTTTTATGTAATCAAAAGGACTTCAGAAAATCAGTAAGAAAAATCGCATCGATAAAATCTGATTTTTATATTCCCGGCCACGGCTCAAAATGCACGTTCGCAACAATAAACGCATTTGCAGAAATAAACATAATGGTTACTTACGAATTTGAGTCTCTCATTTTAAAAAAAATAAAAGAAGGATTCAGGACAACGGAAGAGCTTTTAAAAGCAATCGCCGACTATTCATCAATAAAAATGAAAGTTGTTCCGTTTTATTTAATCGGCACAACATTGCGTTCATATCTTTCCTGCCTTGAGCACGAAGGTCAAATCGCCTGCGAAATCATAGACAACAAACTTATTTGGAGGACCTTGAAATGA
- the deoC gene encoding deoxyribose-phosphate aldolase: MTKQELANFIDQTLLSQEATEEQVEKFCQQAKEYGFASVCINPVFVSTAAKILSGSQTKVCTVIDFPLGAGGTESKMSQADIAITNGADELDFVIDLNLVKSKKWNELTQQLSFLTKSVQEASMFAEKDGLPRKGKVLTKLILETTLLNDDEIIQSCICAKNARFDFVKTSTGFSMKKPNGATIHAVELMRKTVGNEMGVKASGGIHSTQEALDFISAGANRIGASSGIQIVDGLN; the protein is encoded by the coding sequence ATGACAAAACAAGAACTTGCAAACTTTATAGACCAGACACTTCTTTCACAGGAAGCTACGGAAGAACAAGTTGAAAAATTCTGCCAGCAAGCAAAAGAATACGGATTTGCAAGCGTCTGCATAAATCCAGTTTTTGTTTCAACTGCGGCAAAAATTCTTTCAGGCTCGCAAACAAAAGTCTGCACTGTAATAGATTTTCCGCTTGGCGCCGGCGGAACAGAATCAAAAATGTCTCAGGCTGACATTGCAATTACAAACGGTGCGGACGAGCTTGACTTTGTAATCGACCTGAACCTTGTAAAAAGCAAAAAATGGAATGAGCTTACACAGCAACTTTCATTTTTAACAAAGAGCGTTCAAGAAGCTTCAATGTTCGCAGAAAAGGACGGACTTCCGCGCAAAGGAAAAGTTTTAACAAAGCTGATTTTGGAAACAACACTTTTGAATGACGATGAAATAATTCAGTCTTGCATTTGCGCAAAAAACGCAAGATTTGATTTTGTAAAAACCTCCACAGGATTTTCAATGAAAAAGCCAAACGGAGCAACAATCCACGCCGTTGAGCTGATGAGAAAAACCGTAGGAAATGAAATGGGAGTAAAAGCAAGCGGAGGAATTCATTCTACACAAGAAGCGTTGGATTTTATTTCGGCTGGAGCAAACAGAATCGGAGCAAGCTCAGGAATTCAAATTGTTGACGGTCTGAACTGA